From a region of the Candidatus Neptunochlamydia vexilliferae genome:
- a CDS encoding tetratricopeptide repeat protein, with product MSSDYSCRSLDGKMISFNLQNQSVIGRYQTGKEVYPVDASNLEEVSKYISRGYTPTLKNRKIVWVQPSNNNASTSQSSASSSSSAASTSSHNSNSSVHEATKSSKPWSIPLTLPKTTEVTSSIKDVDGFYYSAFEKGYESQNLKEQVFYLEKMAEVALAKEDFIKGAHLLNAALAIVPPNNASYQKHLFKKLETLEGLFLQKTFQVKPPASHKGYIFIQRLQLKKIRDKASQDLAAGTPVEAVQAYLTKHYKNILCELILDCMKLIRKKVPTKFTIMGLGSMARDEMCPYSDVEFAIILEKQSPEIATYFRQLSRLIELRITNFGETKWDIIRPKREADGSMREAKSLTPGGFSMDIGGLSPLGKPGVYELIGTPQELASYQNPTWLQKHDGEMILVNAMTHGSFLVGFPNLLTAYQKEVTKWLEKREGSFFSRGSKEREKRALTLLKGHAEEFKPYLTDDRIDIRAFDIKRDLYRPLQMAIGGVLLYHGIESQGTLHGVQALLAKNLISSEGAKHLSQAIWTALTLRIQTHLFYKKEKEIFYFSKGAKDSDAQGLYLIDNPNDILEVYRVLVPLNKAMKTFIQNPQTTFKNLFFYDKTLGTLDHFARENLQYDKAETSYTQSAALNPNDDLALHYLGQMKQTLGKFNDALVYKKNNLLLLKEKHRNAPHPHISTALNELGLTYQGLGKQQKAIDHYNQSLAMDRKLYGNKPHPKTAILLNNLGLSYDKLGETQKAIDHFNQGLEIDRKLYGNKPHANTASCLNNLGEAYRTLGEPEKAIEHYNQALLINQKLYQNKPHPNIAKSLSNIGLAYYALERPQKAANYYNQALLIDQKLYSNKLHPDIATDLNNLGGAYQALKEPHKAIDYYNQALAIDYKLYSSKPHPDIATRLNNLGEAHLALGKPEKAIDYYNQALAIDQNLYGNKPYPGTAIRLGNIGSVYYTLGKMQKAIDYFKQALEIELKLHGKKPHISIARTLNNLGLTYYGLKDLQKAIDYYNQALAIDYKLYSNKPHAGVGTRLWNLGAAYYALKQYGKAKNHLTQAHKIFMTIYGPSHSNTKEVKEWIADVEAELAIDSFSRALSMNRKIYGNKPHPDIATDLSNLGTAYLTLGKAEKAINYFKQALEIALKFYGNNLHPSIAIRLTKLGTSYYALEQYSKANHYFMQAHTMFTKIYGPNHPNTREVKEWIADIKIELSW from the coding sequence ATGAGCTCTGATTACTCATGTAGGTCTTTAGATGGAAAGATGATCTCCTTTAACCTCCAAAACCAATCTGTCATCGGGCGCTATCAGACAGGCAAAGAGGTATACCCTGTCGATGCTAGCAACCTAGAAGAGGTCTCCAAATATATCTCTAGAGGATATACCCCCACATTAAAGAACAGAAAAATTGTTTGGGTTCAACCTTCAAATAATAACGCATCGACCAGCCAATCAAGCGCCAGTAGCTCTTCTAGTGCCGCTTCAACCTCGAGTCATAACTCAAACTCATCAGTACATGAAGCCACAAAGAGCTCGAAGCCTTGGTCCATCCCTTTAACACTGCCAAAAACGACCGAGGTCACCAGCTCAATAAAAGACGTCGATGGGTTCTACTATAGCGCCTTTGAAAAGGGATATGAGTCACAAAACCTCAAAGAGCAAGTATTCTACCTCGAGAAAATGGCAGAGGTAGCTCTTGCAAAAGAAGATTTTATAAAGGGGGCTCACCTACTCAATGCTGCCCTTGCAATTGTTCCGCCCAACAATGCCTCCTATCAAAAACATCTCTTTAAAAAACTCGAAACCCTAGAAGGGCTCTTCTTACAAAAGACATTTCAAGTAAAACCTCCAGCAAGCCATAAGGGATACATCTTTATTCAACGCCTTCAACTGAAAAAAATTAGAGATAAAGCAAGTCAGGACCTAGCAGCTGGTACACCGGTAGAAGCCGTCCAAGCCTATCTTACAAAACACTACAAAAACATTTTATGCGAGCTTATTTTAGACTGCATGAAACTCATACGAAAAAAGGTCCCCACTAAATTTACCATCATGGGGCTAGGCTCAATGGCAAGAGATGAGATGTGCCCCTACTCTGACGTTGAGTTTGCTATCATCTTAGAGAAACAAAGCCCAGAAATTGCAACCTATTTTAGACAATTAAGTCGACTCATAGAACTTCGCATAACCAACTTTGGAGAGACAAAGTGGGACATCATACGACCCAAAAGGGAGGCAGATGGCTCCATGCGAGAAGCAAAAAGCTTGACCCCTGGAGGGTTTAGTATGGATATCGGAGGGCTTTCTCCTTTAGGAAAACCAGGCGTCTATGAGCTTATTGGAACCCCTCAAGAACTTGCCTCCTACCAAAACCCCACATGGCTCCAAAAGCATGATGGAGAGATGATTCTCGTCAATGCGATGACCCACGGCTCTTTTTTAGTAGGGTTCCCCAACCTTTTAACCGCTTACCAAAAAGAGGTCACAAAATGGCTCGAAAAAAGAGAGGGAAGTTTTTTTAGCCGAGGAAGCAAAGAGCGGGAAAAAAGAGCTCTTACCCTGCTAAAAGGACATGCAGAAGAATTCAAGCCCTATCTCACTGACGATCGGATCGATATTCGGGCCTTTGATATCAAGCGGGACCTCTACCGCCCCCTACAAATGGCAATCGGAGGAGTTCTCCTCTACCACGGAATAGAAAGCCAAGGAACCCTCCATGGAGTCCAAGCTCTTCTAGCAAAAAACCTCATTAGTTCTGAAGGGGCAAAGCATCTTTCTCAAGCCATTTGGACGGCTCTTACCCTCCGCATCCAAACTCACCTCTTTTACAAAAAAGAAAAAGAAATTTTCTACTTTTCTAAAGGAGCAAAGGATTCGGATGCTCAAGGGCTTTACCTTATCGATAACCCTAATGACATTCTAGAAGTTTACCGTGTTCTTGTCCCCCTTAATAAAGCGATGAAAACCTTTATCCAAAATCCCCAAACCACCTTCAAAAACCTCTTCTTCTACGATAAAACCCTCGGAACTCTAGACCACTTCGCCAGAGAAAACCTGCAGTATGACAAAGCAGAAACCTCCTATACCCAATCAGCTGCCCTTAATCCCAATGATGACCTTGCCCTCCATTATCTAGGACAAATGAAGCAAACCTTAGGAAAATTCAATGATGCTCTTGTCTACAAAAAAAATAACCTCCTTCTTCTTAAGGAAAAGCATAGGAACGCTCCCCACCCTCATATTTCTACAGCGTTGAATGAGTTAGGCTTAACTTACCAAGGCTTGGGAAAGCAGCAAAAAGCGATCGATCACTACAATCAGTCCTTGGCAATGGACAGAAAGCTCTACGGCAATAAGCCCCATCCTAAAACTGCCATCCTCTTAAACAATCTAGGCTTATCTTACGATAAATTAGGAGAGACGCAAAAAGCAATCGACCACTTTAATCAGGGTTTAGAAATTGACCGCAAGCTCTACGGTAATAAGCCCCATGCAAATACTGCCAGCTGCTTAAATAATCTAGGTGAAGCTTACCGAACCCTTGGAGAGCCAGAGAAAGCAATCGAGCATTATAATCAGGCCTTATTAATCAACCAGAAGCTCTACCAAAATAAACCCCACCCTAATATTGCTAAAAGCTTAAGCAATATAGGCCTAGCTTACTACGCCCTAGAAAGGCCACAAAAAGCAGCCAATTACTACAATCAAGCATTATTAATCGACCAGAAGCTATACAGTAATAAACTTCATCCAGATATTGCTACTGACTTAAACAACCTAGGTGGAGCTTACCAAGCCTTGAAAGAACCACATAAAGCCATCGACTACTATAATCAGGCCTTGGCAATTGACTACAAGCTATACAGCAGCAAACCACACCCAGATATTGCTACACGATTAAATAATTTAGGTGAAGCTCACCTAGCTCTGGGAAAGCCTGAGAAAGCAATCGACTACTATAATCAGGCCTTAGCTATTGACCAAAATCTATACGGCAATAAGCCCTATCCTGGAACTGCCATCCGCTTAGGAAATATAGGCTCAGTTTACTACACATTAGGAAAGATGCAGAAAGCGATTGATTACTTTAAACAAGCATTAGAGATCGAACTCAAACTCCATGGTAAAAAGCCCCATATAAGCATTGCTAGGACCCTAAATAATCTAGGCCTAACTTACTACGGCTTAAAAGATTTGCAAAAAGCAATCGACTACTATAACCAAGCACTCGCAATCGACTACAAGCTCTACAGCAATAAGCCTCATGCAGGCGTTGGTACCCGACTATGGAATTTAGGAGCAGCTTATTACGCCCTTAAACAATATGGCAAAGCCAAAAACCATTTAACACAAGCTCATAAGATATTTATGACGATCTATGGGCCTAGCCATTCAAACACTAAAGAAGTAAAAGAGTGGATTGCTGATGTTGAAGCAGAACTAGCAATTGACTCATTCAGCCGAGCACTATCAATGAACCGCAAAATCTATGGAAATAAGCCCCACCCAGATATTGCCACTGACTTAAGCAATCTGGGTACAGCTTACCTAACCTTGGGAAAAGCGGAAAAAGCAATCAACTACTTTAAGCAAGCATTGGAAATAGCCCTTAAATTCTACGGCAATAATCTCCACCCAAGTATTGCAATCCGCTTAACTAAGCTAGGGACTTCTTATTACGCTCTTGAGCAGTATAGCAAAGCTAATCACTACTTCATGCAGGCCCATACAATGTTTACGAAAATCTATGGCCCCAACCACCCCAATACTAGAGAAGTAAAGGAGTGGATTGCTGATATTAAAATAGAGCTCAGCTGGTAG
- a CDS encoding tetratricopeptide repeat protein, whose translation MSSGYSCRSLDGKMVSFNLQNQSVIGRYQTGKEVYPVDASSLEEVSKYISRGHTPTLKNRKFVWVQPSNNNASTSQSSTSSSSSAASTSSPHSSLSIQGATKSPKPWPIPLTLPKTTEVTSSIKDVDGFYYSAFEKGYESQNLKEQVFYLEKMAEVALAKEDFIKGAHLLNAALAIVPPNNTSYQKHLFKKLETLEGLFLEKTFQVKPPASHKGYIFIQRLQLKKIRDKASKDLAAGTPVEVIQAYLTKHYKNILCELILDCMKLIRKKVPTKFTIMGLGSMARDEMCPYSDVEFAIILEKQSPEIATYFRQLSRLIELRMTNFGETKWDIIRPKRETDGSMREAKSLTPGGFSMDIGGLSPLGKPGVYELIGTPQELASYQNPAWLQKHDGEMILVNAMTRGSFLVGFPNLLTTYQKEVTKWLDKREGSFFSRGSKEREKRALNLLKGHAEEFKPYLTDDRIDIRAFDIKRDLYRPLQMAIGGLLLYHGIESQETLQRTQALLAKNLISSKAALATLILRNGPEPQGTLQRAQILLAKNLIRSEGAKHLYKATRTASILSNGIESQRTLQGIQALLAKKLISFEGAEHLLKAARTALTLRIQTHLFYKKEKEIFYFSKGTKDSDAKGLYLIDNPNTILEVYRVLVPLNKAIKSFIQNPQNPFNNFSFYDKTLGTLDHSAKENLQYDKAEDSYTQAAALNPNDTTALHHLAQMKQTLGKVNDALAYKKNNLRLLKEKYGTAPHTDIAIALGDLGFAYNELGQVQKAIDYYSQALAMGRKLYGNTPHQAISNRLNNLGTAYLDLGKAQKAIDYFNKSLVIEQKLHGSKPHRSTALTLGNLGHAYADLGELQRAIEYFNQALEMLYKLYGNKPHPQVATCLKNLGEVHRNLGEIQRAINCFNQALSIDLKLYGNKPHPSIVIDLSNLGKAFYALGKMQKAIDNFNQSLAMSRKLYGNKPHEGIATALNNLGFSYNALGERQKALDYYSQSLAVDRKLYNNKPHSSIAVCLNNIGGVYHALGELEKVIEYYNESLIMVRKLYGNKSHHLTATRLLNLGVAYYDFKQYDKAKSHLEQAYTMLMKVYRPNHPHIKVAQEWLAKTEKQLSSSNTQK comes from the coding sequence ATGAGCTCTGGTTACTCATGTAGGTCTTTAGATGGAAAGATGGTCTCCTTTAACCTTCAAAACCAATCTGTCATCGGGCGCTATCAGACAGGCAAAGAGGTATATCCTGTCGATGCTAGCAGCTTAGAAGAGGTCTCCAAATATATTTCCAGAGGACATACCCCCACATTAAAGAACAGAAAATTTGTTTGGGTTCAACCTTCAAATAATAACGCATCGACCAGCCAATCAAGCACCAGTAGCTCTTCTAGCGCCGCTTCAACCTCGAGTCCTCACTCAAGCTTATCAATACAAGGAGCCACAAAGAGCCCAAAACCTTGGCCCATCCCTTTAACGCTGCCAAAAACGACTGAGGTCACCAGCTCAATAAAAGACGTCGATGGCTTCTACTACAGCGCATTTGAAAAGGGGTATGAGTCACAAAACCTCAAAGAGCAAGTCTTCTACCTTGAGAAAATGGCAGAGGTAGCTCTTGCAAAAGAAGACTTTATAAAGGGGGCCCACCTACTCAATGCTGCCCTTGCAATTGTTCCACCCAACAATACCTCCTATCAAAAACACCTCTTTAAAAAGCTGGAAACCCTAGAAGGACTCTTCTTAGAAAAGACATTTCAAGTAAAACCTCCTGCAAGTCATAAGGGATATATCTTTATTCAACGCCTTCAACTTAAAAAAATTAGAGATAAAGCAAGTAAGGACCTAGCAGCTGGTACACCGGTAGAAGTCATCCAAGCCTACCTTACAAAACACTACAAAAACATTTTATGTGAGCTTATTTTAGACTGCATGAAACTCATACGAAAAAAGGTCCCCACTAAATTTACCATCATGGGGCTAGGCTCAATGGCAAGGGATGAGATGTGTCCCTACTCTGACGTTGAGTTTGCTATCATCTTAGAGAAACAAAGTCCAGAAATTGCAACCTATTTTAGACAATTAAGTCGACTCATAGAACTTCGCATGACCAACTTTGGAGAAACAAAGTGGGACATCATCCGACCCAAAAGGGAGACAGATGGCTCCATGCGAGAAGCAAAAAGCTTGACCCCTGGAGGGTTTAGTATGGATATCGGAGGACTTTCTCCTTTAGGAAAACCAGGCGTCTATGAGCTTATTGGAACCCCTCAAGAACTTGCCTCCTACCAAAACCCCGCATGGCTCCAAAAACACGATGGAGAGATGATTCTCGTCAATGCGATGACCCGCGGCTCCTTTTTAGTAGGGTTCCCCAACCTTTTAACTACTTACCAAAAAGAGGTCACAAAATGGCTCGACAAAAGAGAGGGAAGTTTTTTTAGCCGAGGAAGCAAAGAGCGGGAAAAAAGAGCTCTTAACCTGCTAAAAGGACATGCAGAAGAATTTAAACCCTACCTTACCGATGATCGGATCGATATTCGGGCCTTTGATATCAAGCGGGACCTCTACCGCCCCCTACAAATGGCAATCGGAGGACTTCTTCTCTACCACGGAATAGAAAGCCAGGAAACCCTCCAAAGAACCCAAGCTCTTCTAGCAAAAAACCTCATTAGTTCTAAAGCCGCTCTAGCAACTCTTATCCTCCGCAACGGACCAGAACCCCAGGGGACCCTCCAAAGGGCCCAAATTCTTCTAGCAAAAAATCTCATTAGATCTGAAGGGGCAAAACATCTTTATAAAGCCACTCGAACAGCTTCCATCCTCAGTAATGGAATAGAAAGCCAACGGACCCTGCAAGGAATCCAAGCTCTTCTAGCAAAAAAACTCATCAGTTTTGAAGGGGCAGAACATCTTCTTAAAGCCGCTCGAACAGCTCTAACCCTCCGTATCCAAACCCACCTCTTTTATAAAAAAGAAAAAGAAATTTTCTACTTTTCTAAAGGAACAAAGGACTCGGACGCTAAAGGGCTCTACCTGATCGATAATCCCAATACCATTTTAGAAGTTTACCGTGTTCTCGTCCCCCTTAATAAAGCAATAAAATCCTTTATCCAAAACCCCCAAAACCCCTTTAACAACTTCTCCTTCTACGATAAAACCCTCGGAACCCTAGACCACTCTGCCAAAGAAAACCTCCAGTATGACAAAGCAGAAGATTCCTACACCCAAGCTGCTGCTCTTAACCCCAACGACACCACTGCCCTTCATCACCTAGCTCAAATGAAACAAACCTTAGGAAAAGTCAATGATGCCCTTGCCTATAAAAAAAATAATCTCCGCCTCCTTAAGGAAAAGTATGGAACCGCTCCCCATACCGATATTGCTATAGCACTAGGTGATCTAGGCTTCGCTTATAACGAATTAGGACAGGTACAAAAAGCGATAGATTACTACAGTCAGGCCTTGGCAATGGGTCGCAAGCTTTACGGTAATACGCCCCATCAAGCCATTAGTAACCGATTAAACAATCTAGGCACAGCTTACCTAGACTTAGGGAAGGCACAAAAAGCAATTGATTACTTCAATAAGAGCTTAGTGATCGAACAAAAACTACATGGCAGTAAGCCCCATCGAAGTACTGCCTTAACATTAGGGAACCTAGGCCACGCCTATGCAGATCTTGGAGAGTTGCAAAGAGCAATTGAATACTTTAATCAGGCCTTAGAAATGCTTTACAAACTATATGGCAATAAGCCCCATCCCCAAGTTGCCACCTGTTTAAAAAACCTAGGTGAGGTTCACCGAAACTTGGGAGAAATTCAAAGAGCGATCAACTGCTTCAACCAGGCTCTCTCAATCGACCTGAAGCTCTATGGCAATAAGCCCCACCCTAGTATTGTTATTGACCTAAGTAATTTAGGTAAAGCTTTCTATGCCTTAGGAAAGATGCAAAAAGCGATTGATAATTTTAATCAATCTTTGGCAATGAGTCGCAAATTATATGGCAATAAACCCCATGAAGGCATTGCTACTGCCTTAAACAATCTAGGGTTTAGCTACAATGCCCTGGGAGAGCGGCAAAAAGCGCTCGATTACTATAGTCAGTCCTTAGCAGTCGATCGCAAACTCTATAACAATAAGCCCCATTCCAGCATTGCCGTCTGTTTAAATAATATAGGTGGAGTTTACCATGCTTTGGGAGAGCTGGAAAAAGTGATCGAATACTATAACGAGTCCTTAATAATGGTTCGCAAGCTATATGGCAATAAATCACATCACCTCACTGCTACCCGCTTACTAAATCTAGGAGTTGCTTATTATGATTTTAAACAATATGACAAAGCCAAAAGCCATCTGGAACAGGCCTATACGATGCTTATGAAGGTCTACCGACCTAACCATCCTCATATTAAAGTAGCGCAGGAGTGGCTTGCAAAAACTGAAAAGCAACTTAGTTCATCAAACACTCAGAAATAA